A region from the Bradyrhizobium erythrophlei genome encodes:
- a CDS encoding alkyl/aryl-sulfatase: MTAAAAAETPKDASASVIAQQAAMLNALPFSDTADFDDAARGFMGTLDHARIETAQGRVVWSLEPYGFLSDEKAPLTVNPSLWRQSRLNMQHGLFEVVPGVYQIRGLDIANMTLIEGDTGVIVVDTLTSIEGARAAMELYFKHRGLRPVAAVIFTHTHTDHWGGARGVLEEDALASGRVPIIAPNLFMEHAVSENIIAGPAMLRRAQYQFGPFLAKGPRGQVDCGLGKSMAAGSVALLRPSDLIMETGDRRIIDGLEFEFQMAPNSEAPAEMHFYVSRYKLVNLAENSTHNFHNLLPFRGADVRDALAWSKYLGEALSMWGGKAEAMCGQHHWPVWGQARIDTMIRQQRDLYKFAHDQTIRLMNHGLTATEIAETIKLPASLEGAWHTHGYYGHIRHNVKAIYQKYLGWYDANPVHLDPLPPVEAGKKYVEYMGGAAMILDRALADFAKGEFRFVAQAVSHLVFADPDNAAARALLADTFEQLGYAAESATWRNAYLFGAQELRQGMPNAPPRPPMPRETLAALRTGQLWDVLGVRLNGPKAEGKHIVLNWSFSDTGETFMLTLENCALTYLEGAQAATADASFTLARATLDEVIAKQTSFPEAVAAGKITFTGNAMRLAELMALMDEFPRMFEIVEPKRTAVI; the protein is encoded by the coding sequence ATGACCGCAGCAGCTGCCGCCGAAACCCCCAAGGATGCCTCCGCCTCCGTCATTGCGCAGCAAGCGGCGATGCTAAACGCGCTCCCGTTCTCCGACACCGCCGATTTCGATGACGCCGCGCGCGGTTTCATGGGCACGCTGGACCATGCGCGGATCGAGACTGCGCAAGGGCGCGTGGTCTGGAGTCTCGAGCCCTACGGTTTCCTGTCGGACGAGAAGGCGCCCTTAACCGTCAACCCGAGCCTCTGGCGGCAGTCACGGCTGAACATGCAGCACGGACTGTTCGAAGTGGTGCCCGGCGTCTACCAGATCCGCGGACTCGACATTGCCAACATGACGCTGATCGAGGGCGACACCGGCGTGATCGTGGTGGACACACTGACCTCGATCGAAGGCGCGCGCGCCGCGATGGAGCTTTACTTCAAGCACCGCGGCTTGCGTCCCGTCGCGGCGGTGATTTTCACCCACACCCATACCGATCATTGGGGCGGCGCGCGCGGCGTGCTGGAAGAGGACGCGCTGGCGAGCGGCCGCGTGCCGATCATCGCGCCCAATCTGTTCATGGAGCACGCGGTGTCCGAAAACATCATCGCCGGGCCCGCGATGCTGCGACGCGCGCAATACCAGTTCGGGCCGTTCCTGGCAAAAGGGCCGCGCGGGCAGGTCGATTGCGGCCTCGGCAAGTCGATGGCCGCGGGCTCGGTGGCGCTGTTGCGCCCTTCCGACCTCATCATGGAGACCGGCGACAGGCGCATCATCGACGGGCTCGAATTCGAATTCCAAATGGCGCCGAACTCCGAGGCGCCGGCGGAGATGCACTTTTATGTGTCGCGCTACAAGCTCGTGAACCTCGCCGAAAACTCCACGCATAATTTCCATAATCTGCTGCCGTTCCGCGGCGCCGATGTGCGCGACGCGCTGGCCTGGTCGAAATATCTCGGCGAAGCCCTTTCGATGTGGGGCGGCAAGGCCGAGGCGATGTGCGGCCAGCATCATTGGCCGGTGTGGGGCCAGGCGCGCATCGACACCATGATCCGCCAGCAGCGCGATCTTTATAAGTTTGCGCACGACCAGACCATCCGCCTGATGAACCACGGCCTGACGGCGACCGAGATCGCCGAAACGATAAAACTGCCGGCGAGTCTCGAAGGCGCCTGGCACACGCACGGCTATTACGGCCACATCCGGCACAATGTGAAGGCGATCTACCAGAAATATCTCGGCTGGTACGACGCCAATCCCGTGCATCTCGATCCCTTGCCGCCGGTCGAAGCCGGCAAAAAATATGTCGAATACATGGGCGGCGCGGCGATGATCCTCGATCGCGCGCTCGCGGATTTTGCCAAGGGCGAATTCCGCTTCGTGGCGCAGGCGGTCAGCCATCTGGTGTTCGCCGATCCCGACAATGCGGCTGCCCGCGCGCTGCTCGCCGACACCTTCGAGCAGCTCGGCTATGCCGCCGAGAGCGCGACCTGGCGCAACGCTTATCTGTTCGGTGCGCAGGAATTGCGCCAGGGCATGCCGAACGCGCCGCCGCGCCCGCCGATGCCGCGCGAGACGCTCGCCGCGCTGCGCACCGGGCAGCTCTGGGACGTGCTCGGCGTCCGCCTCAACGGCCCGAAGGCCGAGGGCAAGCACATCGTGCTAAACTGGAGTTTCAGCGACACCGGCGAGACGTTTATGCTGACACTCGAAAACTGCGCACTGACCTATCTCGAGGGCGCCCAGGCCGCGACTGCCGACGCCAGCTTTACGCTGGCGCGCGCGACGCTCGATGAGGTCATTGCCAAACAGACGTCGTTTCCTGAAGCCGTCGCCGCCGGCAAGATCACCTTCACCGGCAACGCGATGCGGCTGGCGGAACTGATGGCCCTGATGGACGAATTCCCGCGCATGTTCGAGATCGTCGAGCCGAAGCGCACGGCGGTGATCTGA
- a CDS encoding ABC transporter ATP-binding protein — protein MLKLQGVSASYGSVPAISGVAIEIGAGEAVGLLGANGAGKSTTLRAISGLVKLKAGIITFDGTDLASFPPYRIPELGIAHVPEGRQVFPDMTVHENLEIGAYVPKAKAERSRTLELVYSIFPRLAERRTQLAGTMSGGEQQMLAVGRGLMLKPKLLMLDEPSLGLAPVMTDVTFEKIGEIHKMGTAILLVEQNVSRALSLVQRAYVLESGNVIMHGTSAELAGNKQVQAAYLGI, from the coding sequence ATGCTCAAGCTGCAAGGCGTCAGCGCCAGTTACGGCTCGGTGCCCGCGATCTCCGGCGTCGCCATCGAGATCGGCGCAGGCGAGGCCGTCGGCTTGCTCGGCGCCAACGGCGCCGGCAAGAGCACGACGCTGCGCGCCATTTCGGGCCTGGTAAAACTGAAGGCCGGCATCATCACCTTCGACGGCACCGATCTGGCGTCGTTTCCGCCATATCGAATCCCGGAACTCGGCATCGCGCATGTGCCGGAGGGACGCCAGGTATTTCCCGACATGACGGTGCACGAGAATCTCGAGATCGGCGCCTATGTGCCGAAGGCCAAGGCCGAGCGCAGCCGCACGCTGGAGCTCGTCTACAGCATCTTCCCGCGGCTCGCCGAGCGCCGCACCCAGCTCGCCGGCACCATGAGCGGCGGCGAGCAGCAGATGCTCGCCGTCGGCCGCGGGTTGATGCTGAAGCCGAAACTGCTGATGCTCGACGAACCCTCGCTCGGCCTTGCGCCCGTCATGACCGACGTGACCTTCGAGAAGATCGGCGAGATCCACAAGATGGGCACCGCGATCCTGTTGGTCGAGCAGAACGTCAGCCGCGCGCTGTCGCTGGTGCAGCGCGCCTATGTGCTTGAAAGCGGCAACGTCATCATGCACGGCACCAGCGCTGAACTTGCCGGCAACAAGCAGGTGCAGGCGGCGTATCTGGGGATTTGA